In Gemmatimonadetes bacterium T265, one DNA window encodes the following:
- the araA gene encoding L-arabinose isomerase produces MIDLKQFEVWFVTGSQHLYGPDTLEQVAEHSRVIARALGEAARVPVRVVFKPVLTTPDEVHRLALEAHAAADCVGLVTWMHTFSPAKMWIAGLRALQKPFLHLHTQFNREIPWADIDMDFMNLNQAAHGDREFGFIGSRMRLARKVVVGHWEDADVQASLGAWARAACAWHDAQGARFVRFGDNMREVAVTEGDKVSAQMRLGYSVNGHGVGDLVRFVDGVADADVDEAIRGYGEQYAVAAALRPGGERHQALRDGARIEIGIRRFLEDGNFKGFTTTFEDLHGLTQLPGLGPQRLMAEGYGFAAEGDWKTAALVRAMKVMGAGLTGGTSFMEDYTYHFPAGPRPAGHPAPGGMKVLGSHMLEVCPTIARTRPSLEVHPLGIGGKADPVRLVFDAKAGPAVNASVVEMGDRYRMIVNVVDAVPVDVPLPKLPVARALWAPQPELKTAAAAWIYAGGAHHTGFSLDVTAEHLADFAEMAGMECVLIDADTTVANFKKELRWNDLYYRLARGL; encoded by the coding sequence ATGATCGACCTGAAGCAGTTCGAAGTATGGTTCGTGACCGGGAGCCAGCACCTGTACGGCCCCGACACGCTGGAGCAGGTCGCCGAGCACTCGCGCGTCATCGCCCGCGCGCTTGGCGAGGCGGCCCGGGTCCCGGTGCGCGTCGTCTTCAAGCCGGTGCTCACCACGCCCGACGAGGTCCACCGCCTCGCGCTCGAGGCGCACGCCGCGGCCGACTGCGTCGGCCTCGTGACGTGGATGCACACGTTCTCGCCGGCCAAGATGTGGATCGCGGGGCTGCGCGCGCTGCAGAAGCCGTTCCTGCACCTGCACACGCAATTCAACCGCGAGATCCCGTGGGCCGACATCGACATGGACTTCATGAACCTGAACCAGGCGGCCCACGGCGACCGCGAGTTCGGGTTCATCGGCAGCCGGATGCGCCTCGCGCGCAAGGTCGTCGTCGGGCACTGGGAAGACGCCGACGTGCAGGCGAGCCTCGGCGCGTGGGCGCGCGCCGCCTGCGCGTGGCACGACGCACAGGGCGCGCGCTTCGTCCGCTTCGGCGACAACATGCGCGAGGTGGCGGTCACCGAAGGTGACAAGGTGAGCGCGCAGATGCGCCTGGGCTACAGCGTGAACGGCCACGGGGTCGGCGACCTCGTGCGCTTCGTCGACGGCGTGGCGGACGCCGACGTCGACGAGGCGATCCGCGGCTACGGTGAACAGTACGCCGTCGCCGCGGCGCTGCGTCCCGGCGGCGAGCGCCACCAGGCCCTCCGCGACGGCGCGCGCATCGAGATCGGGATCCGGCGCTTCCTCGAGGACGGCAACTTCAAGGGCTTCACGACGACGTTCGAGGACCTGCACGGCCTCACGCAGCTCCCCGGCCTCGGGCCGCAGCGGCTGATGGCCGAGGGGTACGGGTTCGCCGCCGAGGGCGACTGGAAGACCGCGGCGTTAGTCCGCGCGATGAAGGTGATGGGCGCCGGCCTGACGGGCGGTACGTCGTTCATGGAGGACTATACGTACCACTTTCCTGCCGGCCCTCGGCCGGCGGGCCACCCCGCGCCGGGCGGCATGAAGGTGCTCGGCTCGCACATGCTCGAGGTCTGCCCGACGATCGCGAGGACGCGGCCGTCGCTCGAGGTGCACCCGCTCGGGATCGGCGGGAAGGCCGACCCCGTGCGGCTCGTCTTCGACGCGAAAGCGGGGCCGGCGGTGAACGCGTCCGTGGTCGAGATGGGCGACCGGTACCGGATGATCGTGAACGTGGTCGACGCCGTGCCGGTCGACGTGCCGCTCCCCAAGCTGCCCGTCGCGCGCGCGCTGTGGGCCCCGCAGCCGGAGCTGAAGACCGCCGCCGCGGCCTGGATCTACGCGGGCGGCGCGCACCACACCGGCTTCAGCCTCGACGTCACGGCGGAACACCTCGCCGACTTCGCGGAGATGGCCGGGATGGAGTGCGTCCTGATCGACGCGGACACGACGGTGGCGAACTTCAAGAAAGAACTGCGCTGGAACGACCTCTACTACCGACTTGCCAGGGGGCTCTGA